In a genomic window of Thermosynechococcus sp. CL-1:
- the leuC gene encoding 3-isopropylmalate dehydratase large subunit: MSRGTLFDKVWEQHTVATLPSGQTQLFIGLHLIHEVTSPQAFAMLRERGLAVLYPQRTVATVDHIVPTDTLARPLQDALAEEMLQALEANCRAHHIPFFGIGSGRQGIVHVIAPEQGLTQPGMTIACGDSHTSTHGAFGAIAFGIGTSQVRDVLATQTLALNKLKVRKVEVNGSLGSGVYAKDLILHIIRHLGVKGGVGYAYEFAGSTFAQLSMEERMTVCNMAIEGGARCGYVNPDETTFAYLRGRPFAPQGKAWDEALVWWRSLVSDADAEYDDVVTFAAADIAPTVTWGITPGQSVAVDETLPTLESLPEAERAIAAEAYAYMDLQPGQPIQGTKIDVCFIGSCTNGRISDLRQAAKVVEGRKVKPGVKAFVVPGSERVKAQAEAEGLDVIFQAAGFEWRNPGCSMCLAMNPDKLQGRQISASSSNRNFKGRQGSAAGRTLLMSPAMVAAAAITGEVTDVRAFL; encoded by the coding sequence ATGAGTCGCGGCACACTCTTCGATAAGGTTTGGGAACAGCACACGGTGGCTACACTGCCCTCAGGGCAAACGCAGCTCTTTATTGGCCTGCACCTGATTCACGAAGTCACGAGTCCCCAAGCCTTCGCCATGCTGCGGGAGCGGGGATTGGCGGTGTTGTATCCGCAGCGAACTGTGGCGACGGTGGATCATATTGTGCCGACAGATACGCTGGCGCGTCCTCTCCAAGATGCCCTCGCTGAAGAGATGCTGCAAGCCCTTGAGGCGAATTGCCGTGCTCACCATATTCCTTTCTTTGGGATTGGCTCCGGTCGTCAGGGCATTGTCCATGTGATTGCCCCTGAGCAGGGGTTAACGCAACCGGGGATGACGATCGCCTGCGGGGATAGCCACACCTCTACCCACGGTGCCTTTGGGGCGATCGCCTTTGGGATTGGCACCAGTCAAGTGCGGGATGTGTTGGCGACGCAGACCCTCGCCCTCAATAAGCTCAAGGTTCGCAAAGTAGAAGTGAATGGCTCCCTTGGTTCTGGGGTCTATGCCAAGGATCTCATCCTCCACATTATTCGCCACCTTGGTGTTAAAGGCGGTGTTGGCTATGCCTATGAGTTTGCTGGCAGTACCTTTGCCCAGCTCTCAATGGAAGAGCGGATGACCGTCTGCAATATGGCCATTGAAGGGGGAGCCCGCTGCGGTTATGTCAACCCCGATGAAACCACCTTTGCCTATTTACGAGGCCGCCCCTTTGCTCCCCAGGGCAAGGCTTGGGATGAGGCGCTGGTGTGGTGGCGATCGCTCGTCAGTGATGCCGATGCTGAATACGATGATGTTGTCACATTTGCGGCTGCAGATATTGCACCGACGGTCACTTGGGGTATTACCCCCGGCCAAAGCGTTGCGGTGGATGAGACCTTGCCCACCCTAGAGAGTTTGCCCGAGGCAGAACGGGCGATCGCCGCTGAAGCCTATGCCTACATGGATCTGCAACCGGGGCAGCCCATTCAAGGCACCAAGATTGATGTCTGCTTTATTGGCAGTTGCACCAATGGTCGCATTAGTGATCTGCGGCAGGCTGCCAAAGTTGTCGAAGGGCGCAAAGTCAAACCCGGTGTCAAAGCCTTCGTTGTCCCCGGTTCAGAACGGGTGAAAGCGCAAGCCGAAGCGGAGGGTCTCGATGTCATTTTCCAAGCCGCAGGGTTTGAATGGCGCAATCCTGGTTGCTCGATGTGCCTCGCCATGAATCCCGACAAGCTGCAAGGGCGTCAGATCAGTGCCTCCTCTTCCAATCGCAACTTCAAAGGACGCCAAGGATCAGCAGCGGGACGGACACTCCTCATGAGTCCAGCGATGGTGGCCGCCGCAGCGATTACGGGTGAAGTTACAGATGTGCGGGCATTTCTTTGA
- the mgtE gene encoding magnesium transporter, with protein MVINPLDDLLTYPQGLGAAKRTANQLTIPELVRALRQIDPHKRVLAFRLLEKDKAIAVFEALTPDEQATLIEGMTDPEILHFLEALEADQRVRLFEELPAKVTKRLLSQLSSESRDAVNLLLGYPEGTIGRRMNLRYLALRQDLTVEQAIAAIRESSLDINDLSIIFVIDEQRFYRGFVQPIQLMKANPHQPLQDLVQGQELAIAVTAPELAAAKLLKEYDVPAIPVVDQEGRLVGDITFDDVIDLIEEEATSTILAQAGVGNLLNRDQAWSERLVRGPIRYAVQLRIICLIITLIGGMIVGGVIQYFEEVLEAVVAVAIFIPVVMDMGGNVGTQSTTVFARGLAWQHIDIRRYGGYLFREFRIGAIMGLILGTAGGLIAFLWQGLPNGIPQLGLAVGLSLFVVITFAAILGALLPWVLLKLGFDHGPAADPFITTIKDFTGLLLYFYLVSVFLGLSF; from the coding sequence ATGGTAATCAATCCCCTCGATGATCTGCTGACCTATCCGCAGGGTCTTGGTGCTGCCAAGCGGACAGCCAACCAACTGACGATTCCTGAGCTAGTGCGTGCCCTGCGCCAAATTGACCCCCACAAGCGGGTATTGGCCTTTCGCCTCCTCGAAAAAGACAAGGCGATCGCAGTCTTTGAAGCCCTGACTCCCGATGAGCAGGCAACCCTCATTGAAGGGATGACGGATCCTGAGATTCTGCATTTTCTAGAAGCCCTTGAGGCCGATCAACGGGTGCGGCTCTTTGAGGAATTACCTGCCAAGGTCACCAAACGGTTGCTCAGCCAGTTAAGCTCAGAATCCCGCGACGCCGTGAACCTGCTGTTGGGCTATCCTGAGGGCACAATTGGTCGGCGCATGAATCTGCGCTACTTGGCGCTGCGGCAAGACTTGACCGTGGAGCAGGCGATCGCCGCTATCCGTGAGAGTTCCTTGGATATTAATGACCTGAGCATTATTTTTGTCATTGATGAACAGCGCTTTTATCGTGGCTTTGTGCAGCCGATCCAGTTGATGAAAGCAAATCCCCACCAGCCGCTTCAAGATTTGGTGCAAGGACAGGAACTGGCGATCGCTGTGACCGCGCCGGAACTCGCAGCAGCCAAACTCCTCAAGGAATACGATGTCCCTGCTATTCCTGTGGTGGATCAAGAGGGGCGACTGGTGGGCGATATCACCTTTGATGATGTGATTGACCTGATTGAGGAGGAGGCAACGAGCACCATTTTGGCGCAAGCAGGTGTGGGCAACTTGCTCAACCGCGATCAAGCTTGGAGTGAACGACTGGTGCGCGGTCCCATTCGCTATGCAGTGCAACTGCGGATTATCTGCCTGATCATTACCCTCATTGGCGGTATGATTGTTGGCGGCGTGATTCAGTACTTTGAGGAAGTTCTGGAAGCCGTCGTTGCCGTAGCCATTTTCATTCCTGTGGTCATGGACATGGGAGGCAATGTCGGTACCCAATCCACCACTGTCTTTGCCCGTGGTCTTGCTTGGCAGCACATTGATATTCGTCGCTATGGCGGTTATCTCTTTCGCGAGTTTCGCATTGGTGCGATCATGGGTCTTATCTTGGGAACTGCTGGCGGCTTGATTGCCTTCCTCTGGCAAGGGTTACCCAACGGAATTCCCCAACTGGGACTGGCTGTCGGGCTTTCACTTTTTGTTGTAATTACCTTCGCGGCGATCTTAGGGGCATTGCTTCCTTGGGTGTTGCTGAAGTTGGGCTTTGACCACGGGCCAGCGGCGGATCCCTTTATCACAACCATCAAGGACTTTACAGGGCTGTTGCTCTACTTCTATCTGGTGAGTGTCTTCCTAGGGCTGTCGTTTTAA
- a CDS encoding MgtC/SapB family protein: MSTSDFIVRLVAAFCLGAALGLERQWRQRMAGLRTNTLVATGAALFVMLSALTPGEASPTRIAAQIVSGIGFLGGGVILREGLSVRGLNTAATLWCAAAVGALCGSGLLYQATLGAVAVLMANLLLRPLGYRINQQPLKGTEVELCYRCDIVCRADAEAHLRALLLQSLAGSRLKLRSLLSEDIEDTPDRVHIEAELLSQERNDDFVEGLVSRLSLEPSVLSARWRITEQEYG; this comes from the coding sequence ATGTCAACGAGTGATTTTATTGTCCGTTTGGTAGCAGCCTTTTGTCTTGGGGCAGCCCTCGGCTTGGAGCGGCAGTGGCGGCAGCGCATGGCCGGTCTGCGCACAAATACCCTCGTAGCAACGGGGGCAGCCCTGTTTGTCATGCTTTCGGCTCTCACCCCGGGGGAAGCGAGTCCAACGCGGATTGCCGCCCAAATTGTCTCTGGTATTGGGTTTCTCGGCGGGGGCGTGATCCTGCGGGAAGGCCTGTCGGTGCGCGGCTTAAATACGGCAGCCACCCTGTGGTGTGCAGCGGCAGTAGGAGCACTGTGTGGTTCGGGATTACTCTATCAGGCAACCTTAGGAGCAGTGGCAGTGCTCATGGCCAATCTGCTCTTGCGTCCCCTCGGCTATCGCATCAATCAGCAGCCCCTCAAGGGCACCGAAGTGGAATTATGCTATCGCTGTGATATTGTCTGCCGCGCCGATGCTGAGGCTCATTTGCGCGCACTCTTGTTACAGTCGCTGGCGGGCAGTCGGCTGAAGTTGCGATCGCTCCTCAGCGAGGATATTGAAGACACCCCCGATCGCGTCCATATTGAAGCAGAACTCCTCAGTCAAGAGCGCAATGATGATTTTGTTGAAGGCTTGGTCAGCCGCTTGAGTTTAGAACCCAGTGTTCTTTCGGCGCGCTGGCGCATTACAGAGCAGGAGTATGGTTGA